The Clostridium septicum genome contains a region encoding:
- a CDS encoding F0F1 ATP synthase subunit B has product MDIDKSVIIATIINFIILLAILKHFFFDKVKAIIEERENDITTQLDNAEEELEKARMLAIENERVLKGAREEGKKITERHKEKAEKIYEEIIDEANQEAKVILERAKVEINREKEKVEYQLKKEAIDLAIELSKKVIEKNINEQDNRDLIGDFINKVGK; this is encoded by the coding sequence ATGGATATAGACAAGAGTGTAATTATAGCAACCATAATAAATTTCATTATCCTATTAGCTATATTAAAACATTTCTTCTTTGATAAGGTTAAAGCAATAATTGAAGAGAGAGAAAATGATATTACAACTCAATTAGACAATGCCGAAGAGGAACTAGAAAAAGCTAGAATGTTAGCTATTGAAAATGAAAGAGTATTAAAGGGCGCTAGAGAAGAAGGAAAGAAGATTACTGAAAGACATAAAGAAAAAGCAGAAAAGATATATGAAGAAATTATTGATGAGGCAAACCAAGAGGCTAAAGTTATTTTAGAAAGAGCCAAGGTAGAAATCAATAGAGAGAAAGAAAAAGTAGAATATCAACTTAAAAAGGAAGCTATAGATTTAGCAATTGAACTTTCAAAAAAAGTTATCGAAAAGAATATTAATGAACAAGATAACAGAGATCTAATTGGAGATTTTATTAATAAGGTAGGTAAGTAA
- a CDS encoding F0F1 ATP synthase subunit delta: MYEYLDRRYALALYEVAEEKGKVQQYLQDLREICNLIDTNKEFYEVIKHPQISTKKKKKTFINIFKGHIDEELLSFLLILIEKDRILYLREKLKEMEKIDLERKNTLNGVIKTTVSLTDEEFNSLKSKLEKKYNKHVILEQIIDKSILGGIYVRVGNDVIDGTVKSKLDELQDLMLSTE; the protein is encoded by the coding sequence ATGTACGAATATTTAGACCGAAGATATGCTTTAGCGTTATATGAAGTAGCTGAAGAAAAAGGGAAAGTTCAACAATACTTACAAGACTTACGAGAAATCTGTAATTTAATAGATACGAATAAGGAATTCTACGAAGTAATCAAGCATCCGCAAATTAGCACAAAAAAGAAGAAGAAGACTTTTATAAATATATTTAAAGGTCATATAGATGAAGAATTATTATCATTTTTATTAATTCTTATAGAGAAAGACAGAATACTTTATCTAAGAGAAAAGCTAAAGGAAATGGAAAAGATAGACTTAGAGCGTAAGAATACCTTAAATGGAGTTATAAAAACAACAGTTTCGTTAACTGATGAGGAATTTAATTCTCTAAAGTCTAAATTAGAAAAAAAATATAATAAGCATGTTATCTTAGAACAAATTATTGATAAAAGTATTCTAGGTGGAATATATGTAAGAGTTGGTAATGATGTGATAGATGGTACAGTTAA